From Toxorhynchites rutilus septentrionalis strain SRP chromosome 2, ASM2978413v1, whole genome shotgun sequence, a single genomic window includes:
- the LOC129771025 gene encoding DNA-directed RNA polymerases I, II, and III subunit RPABC4: MSDPSSKDTVLKTAMLYVCGECHHENEMRPRDPIRCRECGYRIMYKKRTKRLVVFDAR; this comes from the exons ATGTCTGATCCTAGCTCCAAAGACACCGTGCTCAAAACTGCGATGTTATACGTTTGCGGAG AATGTCACCACGAGAATGAAATGCGCCCGCGAGATCCGATCCGTTGCCGTGAATGTGGCTATCGTATTATGTACAAAAAGCGTACAAAGCGAT TGGTTGTATTCGACGCCCGCTAG